AGGCAAGTGCCTCAGATATTCTTTACGCACGATGTCCGACGTGGCCGCAGTGCGTTAACGGTTACGAGTCCATCTTAGCACTGGCGGAACTGCTGGCAAAAGCTATGTGCAATGGTTTCAAGATTTCGGTGGTCGGCCTGCTGGTATTTGGAACAAAGCACACTGGCTCTTGGCAGTGAAGAACTTGACGACATTGCTGAGGGGTGAGGATGCTTAAAGCCCCACTTGATGTTGCTGGGTTTGAAAGCTGAAGTGTCGATTCAAGGTATGTCTGTGGCCCATCCTGGAAAAGCTGTGCTTCTCtcaagtggtgttgcgctTGTGTCATATCCTGTAgagtctgttttcttcgttgaCTTCCTCACTGGACGGGATATTTTACAGGGTTCGTCACACACGAGGATTTGTGATCCATGCAACCTGGCTTCTTTCTGGGTATAAGACGACACTCCAGTGAACCGAAGCGTTGCCCTGCGACGACGATTATGACATTGGTGTGTTCGTGTCTGAACGTTGCACATCCGCGGGCATTCATGCGTATCGCAGCCAGGAGTGACTACAGACAATCCCAGACCCTTATTCTGAATTTAAAAAGCGCATTTATCAGACGTTACTGTCAACACGAAGTGAGAAGATCGGCAACTGGACGGCGGCTTTTCGTGAAGCGAAGCAGTAGCGGACCCGAGACAGCAACAGTAAAGAAGCGCacggaggaacgcgagatGACATGCAATGGCAACACCATATTGCGGTGGCTGATTAAACCGTGGTACGTCCAGCTCCTTACGCCGTGTGCTCTCCTAACTTCCGTCACattttcgctcttttcctcACTCATAGAGACACCGAACCGTGCAAGGACATGGCAATTTGCCAATCATGGAGGCGGAAACGTCTTCTGATGCacctttctgtttcttgctGTCTGTCTGCCTTTACCGCCGGCCGTTTAGACTGAAGAGCTCCAGGACCCTCCCCCCTTCCTGCTCTGTGTGTAGAGTCGAAGAACTTGTTTCCAAGGCAAGTTGCGAAATCCATCTTTCGCAGGGGATCAATGCTGAGAGACACACGCTTTTTTCGGGTGGAGGAATCAACGATGGAGGGCGAGAAATGTTGCCAGAAAGGCGATGGGGAGTTGTCCTGGAAATTGCACCGCAGTAGGCCGGGCGTGTGGCCCCTCTTGGCCCTCTGCACGTCGGCTGCCAGGCTCGTCGCATTCACAGTGCGTCGCGTGGCACGGTATTTTTTTGCGCGCGTGGCTGTCTATCTGTGGTGCCTGAAACTGCAGGCGTCCTTGTATGGCGCTTGCTCCATGGAGcattttctgtctgttttgCCCATCTCTGTGCGTTACTTTCTCACGCCGGCCCCCCAGAAGCGCTGCGCGCCTCTCGGGCTGTCGCACCGGGGACTTGAAAATCGATACCGTTACCCTCCTGCAGTGCAACACGTATTGCCGAGAAAGGATTCCGTTTGTTTCTTGGCGCGGTTTCGTGCGTACCTCCTACCCTTAGCAGTTCTTACATGTTTATCTGTCTCATTGCTTCCGGTTTTTCCTCCGATCCTGGCGGAAGCCGTCGCCGTCACACGTGCGTCACCGACTCAACGTGCCACAGGCTTGCGTTTAACTAGCGACGTAACGGCACACAAGAGCCGTTATCGGCATCACTGGGCAACGCGCTCGGTTCCATGGCACCAAGAGGCGTCCACGTTTCGCCTGATTTCCTGTAGCTTTGTATGTACCCCTCAACTACACAACATGTCTGAGCGCAGCCCAGTGGCGACCCCGCCTCAGCTGTCACCAAGAAGCCTGTCTCCAGTGTGGCGTGGCGTCGAGAAGAGTGCCCGATGTTCTTCATGCGTGCGAATTCCTTCGAGGGGGGCAACTTCCCCCCGCTTCTTAACTCAGTCTTCTCTAGTCGCTGTTTCGCCCgatctgtctcctcagtcGTCACTAGACGCGGCGAGCGGCGGCCGCTCCACAGCGTGTGAGAGGAGACTCAGAGACCCGGTTGAAGACGGTTTCGCCAATTCGAAGCGACAACGCAGAATCGAATTACAATCAGAAATGGGAAAAGGCCAAACATCGACTGGCAAGACTGCCGAGCACGACTCTAGTGTCGCAGCCCGCGCTACGGAAAATGGCCCAGATCAGCAGGCTGACCGCGGCAACGCGGCAGAAATTGAAAGACccgagcgagaagcagaggccaGTTGCGAGGCGGGCCATCTGACGAGGAGGAAAGTTCAAGAGACTGGAGGCGGCGGGCTGTTCTGCACAAAGCTCCACTGCACCGTTgtgaagaaggtgaaggagCCACAGGAGAATGCGGCGCGTGCAGACGCCAGCGGTGCCCCGTCCGCTGTCGAACTACAAGGACCTCTGCAGCCACTGGTTGGCACCCGCACAGGTCGGGGATCTTTGCCGTTCACTTTTCGGGCTTGGGGACAAAGACTGAAGGCGGCGGGGGCCTCCGGAGGCGCGACGCGTGGGTGGAACTACGAGCATCAGGGTGCAGACTGGGGCGCAGTGATGGATCCGTCCTGCAGCTGGACCCGGCAGTCGCCGATCGATATTAACGAGGCCATGTTGCcggagaagagcagcgcCTTGGCCGGGACAGGACATCtcaaggaagacgacgccCACTCCGGACACAGTGACACCGCGTGCTTAGGGCTGAACCGGATGCTGGTTGCTGAGGGGCACGAAATGCACCTCGACGCGATGTTCCCAGAGGACCCCGTGGCGGACTACTTGGTGAAGTGGCAGCGGGGAATGAAGCTGCTCTTTGAGCCTTCGACGCGGCGTCCTTCAGTCCCACTCGCGCCGGCCTTTGGCGCCTTTCGGGCGGACGGAAAACGCTACAGCATTGTCCAGTTCCATTTCCACGCTCCAGCTGAACATACTTTCTCTGGGGCGAGGCGCGCAGCAGAGCTCCACGTGGTGTCTAGACACGGTGAACACGATTTACTCGTTGTCGGTGTCACGTTGGTGGAAGCCGAGACCGGGGAGCCGAACGCGTTTTTGGAGGGAATCGGAAAAGTGCTGCATGCGCTAAAGCCCCATTGGCCACCCGACGATGCTGAATTCAAGGCTGGAGACAAACGCgggtcgctctcctctctggacAAGCCAGCGTGTGTCTGCGCGACTGATGTCAATCAACGCGTTGGCATGATGCACGAAGTTCACGATGCTTCAAtcaggcggaagaagaacgcgagcgagaaaaagacacacgATGATGGTAGAACAGACGGCCTAGACACTCAGGAGCACGAACGGCCCTCACTAGTTCCTTCGGAACATGCAGAACACGAACACCTTCCTCCACTGAGTCTACGGGACTGTTTGCCTGCGGGCAAAAAGACTTTCTACCGGTACCATGGATCGCTGACTACCCCGCCTTGCCTAGAGGACGTGACATGGTATGATGGCGCACTGAAACATGCACATCGGAAGTGTCCGGAGGAAGACGCTAAGCTTGTTTGCAGAGCTCTGGCTATAAAGGGGAAGGTatcgtctccgtcgtcggcAGATTAGTTTTGCAGGAACCGGCCTGGATCGTGACTACATCTCAAAGGATGCTGAAAACATCTTCCGACTGCTCACAAGGAGGCATGAGTCACAAAACTCTTGATTACATTACGTGGTGTAGCGATGATATTCATGTTCGTAATGCCGGCATTGTACAACGGAAACGGTAGCACCTTTGTAACGATCTGCATTGGTTTGGAAACCGTTTTGAGAGGTCTAAGGCAGCTACGGGCGTGGCCACGAGCGAACGTTTTCTGTTACCATCTTCAGTAAAATCCCATATGGCCTAGAATAGTCGAAATACCAGTTGGAGGGTTTGCACTAACTGCAGCGTGTAGGCGAATCTGAATGCGAGGATCAACGGGGGCGACCTTCCCCGAAAGCTAGAGCTTGGACGCCTAAACACAATGAGTAACACAAATAAGCTCGCGGTCTGCTGTCTTGATGCAGGTACGTGCTCAAGGAGCCTCTTTTAGCGTCGCCCTCATTGGTGGCTCAGCTGCGTGAAATGTTTATCATTCCCGGAAGCAAGAGCAAAGGCAACTATCGCCGCCTACAGAATGCAGAGGTAAGGCGGCCAATGCTTATCGATTTTTATGATGCCTTCTACACCGAGGTTCAGCCACTATCCACCAAACGGGGCGTGCTCCGTGTGTGAGCACTGGCAGTGACACTCCCTCAGAGCTCGCTAGATAAATGAAAAATGGATTGTGTTTCAGATAGCTCAGTGACGTTCCTGTGGTTACGTTCATGGTTATTTGCAAGAGGTGTAACAGCTCTCTTTTTGGTACCAGAGGTATCGTTTGTTATGTTGCCTTTCCTGAACATGTATCTTTATGGGATCTGGTGCAAGAGATAAAGACTGTTGAttatatatctgtatctgcACTTTCCTTTTTTATAACCCCTGTGCTGGTGGTCGCGTGCGTCCTATATGTTGCATGCAGGGCGTTGCGTACAATCAAGAAACGATATATGTGGTTCACCATGGCGCCGGAGCAACCGTATAACATATCAGAATTGTTTAGAGACCTGCACACCGCTTTTAAAAACAGAGGGGATTGGTTGGGCGTTGCGAGTTCCCGTCGATCAAAGAATAAcagtggaagagaaggggacCAGGGAAACTTATTTTTCGGCGGTGCATAACAACAACCCGCGTGTGGATCCCACCCCGTGTACGGAAATGGAAGAAAACCAACGGAGGATTTTGAAAACATGTCGGAGTTGTTCTTCGCGTTTGCGACCCTAACATTAGGAAGGCCCCTGTTTGGCTGTGCAATAAAAGGACGCGAGCCGGGAGGATGTGGGCCTCAGGCTGCTCACGTCGATATTTTCAATAGGTGACCTTGTGCCAGTGCTGCGTTCATTGGATATCCAGCATGGTCATGCGATATGAAAACTGCAGGAGCAGTTTTGGCTGCTTAGTAGTATTCTTGCTGTGAAACAGGTCGCCTCCTTGTTCCGTAAAACACGGTACCAGAGTACGAGGCAGGCGCCTGCCTGTTTGAAAGTGAAAACATCTTGAATTTGCGGTCCATGCAGCGTTTGTGCAACGGCCAATTCGAATTCTTTGTATTTGTATAGTTCGTCCTCTTTCGTTTCAATTGAGAAGAATTTTACAAAACACAGGCACAAGAGCCGTTGTACAAAAGCGATCAACCTTTAATCTTGTGCTTGCGGCTGCAGAGGTCATGTTTCATGAGACGATGTCGATACGTGAGCTTGCAAGTTATCTTTTTTTATGACAACCGAACCCACGAATTACATATTTACCCGAGTTTGAGTTGTTGACTGACGACTATGGGAACAGTCTCGGTGTCGATCATGTGCCTTTACGCACCTGCTGACCACGCGCACGTGTTTTCGTATACTCACCCGTTTGTAGTAATATTATCGTTGCGGAACGAGTCGCCTCCTTGTATACCTATCCACACTTCGGCTTAAAGCAATTTGCCTGCCCCCCTTTCACTCTTCACATTCATGCACAGATGCACAAAAATAACGTTTCGACCAGATGTCAATCGGTTCATGCCCCCTTTTAATAGACAGTGACTCGACTGTGTTCGGCGGCAATTCAGCCGACAGGGCACAGAATGGTAGACGAGAGATGCTTCGGCGGATCTGAAGCGAAGCAAACACCGTTGTTACTTCCCTGACTTTTTATTTGTGCTCACTATCTTCTAACTCAgcaagcagaaaggaaaacatTCATGACTGAGAGGTTTAGCCATACTGACGACAGCTATGCAGGTGTGTCATCTGTCTGTACCAGTGTGGTCGAGGAGGGGGGACCCTGCAAAATAACTATACTCGAAAATTCTGGTTCCGATATTAACAAGAAACTGAAAGGGCATTTCGCACTCTGAGAGACTGTTGCTCGTCAGTTTGAGACCAGACTTTCTCCCAATCATGGCCACCCGTTCTTCTGTAGTTGTGAGGCTTGTAATGATACACGCAAAGCGCATTCTATGCAGAGAACAAACAGCTGACGGAGTGAGCTTGGCACGTTGCTAAAAACCACCAGTAACACAAACGCACGCTGGCAATTACTGAAATACGAGGACTTCAATTTTCAGCGGTGTCGTACCGTCTTTGGCCCTTACATGAATCAGGTTTTCCGGAAGAACCGAAGCAACAGCTAGTCTACCCTACGGGGTTACAGCAAGCCGACTGCGCATGTTTCAGATGCTTTCGTTTCCTTAGTAAACTCCCAGTTTCGTTTTGTTGGGGTCTTttggcgaggcgaaggaaggctATAAAATGAGGGGCAAGCGATGGCGCATGCGAGTTCGTGGGCGTCTTACTACTCAACTCTCCGCTTTTTTCATCGTCCTCAATCAGCCTGATTCAGCGGCATGGAACGGGATCGTCAGTGCGCAAATGCAGCTACACACGTGCGTACGTTCGGGTTTTCTTGCACGTTTCGACCTTCCTATACGCCGCTGGGGTTGACTGTACCCCTCTTGCCTTTCTAGCAGCCTGCTGCCACTGTAATATATGTTAACGAAAACATACTTGTTGCCTCAGAGCTTGTTGGTGTTTATCGTGTGATGAACGCCTGTTGCCCCCCGCTGGCAGACTCCAGGTTTtcgcagcgaagaaagaatACAGAGCAAAGTTTTTATACATCTGAACGTAAAGCTTGTCAGTGGGTTAGCTGCTGTCACGCAATAACTTGCGCATCCATAACCAGTCGTTTCACTGTCACTTACTACAGCATTTGAAGATAACACCACTTCCTGTTGCAGCTACCATGCTTCTACACAGCGCTCAACACCCTTCTACACCTCAAGGCAGACCAGCCCACACCTCCCTCCCGCTCAACAACGGGCGTCTGTTGGATAATACAGGTGGTGTTTGTCAGgcaagcgaggagaggagcaaAAGGAATTTGGATTCGCTTGCTTGATTAATCCAGTTTTAGGAACGTGTAAATGGGAATTTCGCAGTAAGTGACTCCTGTATGTCGAATCGCCTGGGAACCTAAGATGAACAGCTGGTTGTGCCGCGGTCTCCTGAAAGGAACCTCCTCGAGAGAAGGCATCTCTTTTGCGAGGAGCTGACAGCCACACCGGGCCCGAATTATGCTGCACGGCTTTTTCGCGACGCATACTATTCAGTTGCTCTTCCACTCGACTTCCGCCTCCTGTCTGCGACGTCAAAAATAaattttctgcgttttttctctcttctttttggaCTGCGCTGCTGTTGGCGTGTCACTTACCGTGCCGCGTCTGCCTATGAGGCGTCCGTCCCCCAACCCGGGCGCCGCAGAATTTTCCGCGGCGGCCTCGTCTGCTCTGTCATTTCCCTTCTGTCTACGGGGGTAGACGCTCCATCCTTTCACAGACAGTTCACTAGGTCAatgttcgtttcctcttccgtgGCGGAGACATCTGGTCTCCTTTTTAGCGTATTCTGAACAGGTTGCGAGCCAACTGCCCGAGCAACGGCGTGCCTGTGTCGCTCATGGCCACCGCGGAGTGATTTGCTCTCTCGTGTCGCGGCTCCCTTTGTCATGAAGTGCTTTTCCGCGCATTTGTACTCCACTTGTTTGCCGCTGTATACTGCCACATCATAATGGAAGTGTGTCTGCCTACTCGTGGCGTTTCCACGAGTCGAATTCACCCGGCCGCCGGTACCGAACCTACACGCGCCCACAACGGCGGCGGACACCTTGTTGTATACACTGGCGGTGCCCCGCCTCCAGTAACTCACCAAATTCATCATGTTCGTTCTATTCCCTTACCGACTCCGATGGCTCGGTCGTCGGCTGAGGCCATGGCGGCCTGCTCGGGTCACTGTCCGCGAATTCTTGTATCTGCTGCCCAGCAGGTTCTTCTGATCACCCACGCGATTGCGCTGCTGCTCATTGGGCGTGAGGTATACGTACACAATCAGGTATCCGGTGGCTTCGGACCACGGGGTAGTGTGGTGCTGCAGCTTCCGCCTGTCGCACTGTCTGCCAGTTTTAACAGCCCAGTTGGAAATGGAGAACCCGTTGTTGTTGTTGGAGACAAGTTGGCGTCAGCGGCTGAGCTATCAGGACAGCCAACCGGGGACGACAGCACTTCGCCAGGACAAGAGTATTTGTCGACGCTTTCAGTCGTTTCTGGTCTCGTTTTCTTGGGGGGGTGTCTGAGTTGTCTGATTCTCCTGTTCTCGCCCGTCACCTCTCTGCCGTACATGCGTTTGTGCATGATTCATCGAAATAATCGCGTGCTGGCTGCAGAAGGGGACTGGCAAACTCCATCACTTTTGACAGAAATCGTCCCCGAGATCGTCATGGCGATTTTGGGGGCGTTCGTTCTCGGAGGTTTTCTCTTGTCGGAACAGCAGATGTGCAAGTATTTGGCGGAACACATCTCTCTCGTGCTTTCCCTCCACGCGCCCACACTCGACCTGGCGCACAGCAGCCTTGGCATCTTTTCTTTCGAATCTCAATCACCTACTTCCAAGACATCTTCCGTGGGATCCTTCATATCTCTTCTAGCAGCGACCTCTCTCGGCGGTGTCGCCTACGGCCTGCTGTTGCCGTACTTCTCCTCAACAATGATTGCCattgtgtctttcttcaccCTCTGCTTTGCTGTCTCTATTCCattctttcctttccccgCAACTCTCGAtgcctttccttccctcccgCCTTCGCTTGTCTACTTCCTGCCGCCGTGCTTCCTCCCGTGCATCACCATCGGCgccttctttgtcgcttGCTGCTGCGTCAAACACTTCCGGAAATACCGCACTGTCATGTGCGCGGAGGTGAGCGCTAGCTGGTTTCTGTCACCTGGGCGGCCACAGCCCATGCCAAGGAGAATTAGAGGTATCACATGCGTCAAGTCCCGCCGGAATCAGGTTAATGTCTCCGTGTCCACTTGCGTGCAGTGAAGagtgcctttctcttcactgAAACGCATTTGGCTCTGTGCATTTCTAGACGGGTTTGCagtcttttctttttgaGGCCGGGATGTCCCACAACCACTAGTTGACGATTTGGCATGTACACTTTACAAAGGCATCCGCTCTCCACAACAGCAGTAACTGTAGTGCAGTCAGCAtgcgtcctctctgcagTTGCTTTGGTCCACGTGGGtggtgtctgtgtgtctctgcctcagGAGCGCGGTCTGAGCTGCCTTCGGATCGCGGTGACGATCTCCAttttcgcgttctccgcGGTCGGgaccctttctttcttctcatctCTGTCCCGCACCCCGTCCGCTCCGGTCAGTGTCTGGCTGCGGACCTGGCACGCGGTTCTCGCGCGAGTGCAGCCCATCCTTCCCCGAGTCTCGACTTGCTGCGGAGCTCTTTGCTCTCttttgctgcttctctccattctGCAGATGCTTCTAGAGTACTTTTCAATTCGAAACAACGCTGTCGGTGTCCGTCTCCAaggcgcgtttttctctctcttcaatCTTCCCGCCTTTGTCCCAACTGACGCCCACGGAAACCCTGAGCTCTCACAAGTCCCGGGGCTCTCTCAGTGCGTCCCTTCCCCAGCCGATGGACAGGCTGTGCAGCAAGTGGGAGGCGTCAGtgcgcctcttctgcttcttcctgggACGCCTATGCCGCAGCACTTTCGTCCCTCATTTACTTCTTCGGGTCTTCAGAGTCCGAAACCCTGTCGCCCTGGAGGCCTTACCCAGCTTGTTCCAGGCTTCGTTAGAGACTGGAGTAGCCAGCGTCATGGCGAGCGGCAGCACGCTGATGAGGGAAGCACGCGAAGTCTCATGATGGTTCGATCAGGCGCAGGTGTCGCTCCGGAAGGCAGCGCACACTGTGTCTGAGAGGGGTGTTGCCGCAGTGTAGATATGGAAATGGTGAACAACAAGCACTGCGGGAAAAGGCTATGCGGAAAGGGTTATAGAAACGAAATGGACAAACAAGCTGTGTGTACAGAAGACGGTCGATACGACGCGTGTAGTGAGACCCAGGACAGGATCGCGTGCTCAGCCCACACCGTCCTACGAAAGTGCCTGAAGACAGCGGCAGATGGCCGTTAGCGAAGTCGGGGTGTGACAGGTTATTTTGTTTTGGCACCGACCTGCGTGCGAAGAACGACGCAGGGGGGACGAGTagacagcggagagaaggaaagtgTATGCGAGATTCATGTTTCGACATTAAGTGCTGGAGTCCGTAGGAGCGTCGCCTCGTTCACAGACGTTTTGTCACACCGAGAGGCGATGGGAAACAAACCTGTAACAGGTGAAATCTTCCGCGTTAGCTGCAGAACAACCTCTTCCGTTGTTATCGAGCATGAAGTTCGCCACACTACCGAGCAGGCGCTTTGTGCCTCGAGGGGTAGCTTACGGCTCGTTTCTTGTCATGCTTGTAGTCCCTGCGTGAGCGAACGTTATTAAAGGCATACATTGCAGCAACTATTTGTGTCGTGTGTCGTACTCGTGTTGTCTCAGATTCGCTTCCGTGTTCGAAGTCATTTCTCGCTACGTTGTTTCGAGCGTTGTCGCTAATAGAACTCTGTAATTGTGTCGATGCGCATCTGGTGCCAAAGACAGAAAATCCAAGGGAAGGATTCGTTGTCGTCTTCCTAGCAGGCGTGATTCGCTTAAAAGGATATGGAGGTGCAGACAGAGGGCGAGCTGATGTGAACGCTGGGGGAGTTAGACGTGACGATGGGTGGCCTGAAGACGCGTGAACTTCTAGAGTATTTTAACTCCGCCTGCATACAGTGTGAATTTTGTCGTTTCGTTTTGCCGGTGTCAACCGTCTCTTTGGCGTAACTGGTCGGGTGTCCTCACATTTGTGCCAGCTCTCTGTCAGGATTATCACTGTTCTCCAGAAAGGCACTGGAGGCAACCGACATGTTTGTTTTCGTATTCGGGGTTGTCCCCGACGTTGTATGTCGAGCCACCCACCTTGTTCGAAAGATGCAGTGcgacaggagacgagagaatTTCTTCAGTTTTTAGTCAGTTTTCTGGTCTGAAGAACTGTGCTCACGTTGTTGTAGGCCGTCCAAGACATTCCTTGATTTTGAGAACTTAACCCGTATAACTGCGGGGTGTAAACATACATCTGACGAGAACATGTGTGCCAGTGCTGCCGCAGTTCCTCGGGACTGCCACGTTAGCCAGTATTGCGGCATCGCATATCGGTATGTCACTCCTTCAAGTTACAAAACACCCGAATTTGTCAGTTGAACAACTTGGATCCCCATCATGTCGGTGGCTCGCGGAGACTCATCAGGTTGTTGGATCTTGCAGCTCTCATTTTGCTTAAACGACATGTTTCTGCTCAAACATGTCTGCAAAATCcctctccgctgtcgccCGGTCCAGAATGATTTTCGTTAGTTCTGTCACTGAACTGCTTCCCTGTTGGAAAATCCGATACAGCCCTCCAGTGCCAATCTCATTATGATTTTTTTACGCAGTTCCTCGCACTGACGAAGAGCTGTGTCATATTAACACCAGCGAATGGGACCTGTTTGGTGAAAACCCGTTTCGGGCGATAAGAGACTGCACAAGGATCTGAAGTTGTTTCTCTGAACGATGCAGGGGCGGCCATAGGCCAAGCGATTCCGTAAAACAATATTGTGAATAACTTTTGGCGACCCCTTAATAGCAGTACTATGGTTTCTCCGCATTCGCACATTAAAAATGGATCACCAAACAGGTAAGCATATAGCTGTGCTACCTTACAGCTAGAGAACAAGGGCTGTTCCGGGAATTGAACCCGGGACCTCTCGCACCCTAAGCGAGAATCATACCACTAGACTAAACAGCCGCATTATATGGCGACACATCGTCGGTTGCACTCTGCACGACAATGCCAACGGCTAAAGCACACGGAAATCTCCGACAAATATGCTGGCGTCCAGTGCTCGGCATCTATGTAGGCAACAATTCACTTGATGTCTTTTGAAGAGTTTCAGCGGGTTGCGGGGTTGTAGTCAATTGGGGCCCTGCCAGAGCCGGAAATTTTCTGACATTCCAACACAAAACACACTATTCAGCGCCTCACATGAGGGATCCGAACCCGGTCTGCATACCTTCACTGGGTACTGAATGGTCTGATGTGTTCCCTCCTATTATTCATGCTGGCAACACAGCGTGACTGTCTAGGGTGTCTCTGGCAAAAGCTTTTCCATCAGCGTGACTTTCTGCATGAAATGCAAGACTGTCGAGACTGCCGCTGCCGAGCGAACATCCACAGAAAACCCGTTGCTCGTGGAAGCGATTCGTCTGTGCATCTGCTAGTACTCACGCGCGATTTCAGAACTTCGACGCCTGTCGGATCTGGAGAAGCGTCTGAattctgtctgtgtctggaAGTCTAACATTCTGAGGCGCTTCCTCCTGAGTTTTAGAAGAGAAAATAGTCAAAGCATGTGTTCAATGCTTCGCACTTGACCCCTGAAGGCAATCGGCCCGGAGACACGGCGAACTCCAGCGGGTTATTTCCAGTGCCGATGTGTCTTCTCGCTATTACGGGATGGTATTTGTTTTGAGAGTGAGGATTACAGCAAATGATGCATGAGGGGACCCGTCTGCATTCTTGTAGTGGATGTCGGTCTGCTATACATTCCAGCCTCAGTGTGTGGGCTGCACTGGCATGGTTAAAacatgcgcgcatgcaccggtGCAAAAGAAAGATAAAACCTGCAGTGTAGAAAATGCCAGCAAGTCCATTAAGAAGTCACGCGCCTGAAACGGAATGAAACATTTGGTGCAATATGCTACACACAAGCTAATGAGGCTGACACTGTGATGGTGCTGACTGATCTGAGGAGAGTCTcaagaacgcatgcagatgcaggAAAATGCTGGTTAAGATCATCAAGTGCGGCAACGCGCAACGAACCAATCCGAAACAATAATAGGCACGTTGCATCATGTTAAGAGTCATCTTGTCTGTCTAAGAGAACTAGGACCCGGATGCCGAATATGTGTTGCATTGACCACCCTCGAATGCCTCTGGAAGCCTCCCTTCGTCTTTGCTTGTCGATAGATGCAGCTCCGCCGAGCACGTGTCCTAGATCAGACCTTTGACGTGACTACTCTTGTGAGCAAGTGATGTACGACATTCCATATTTATGTTTGCTGTGTAGGATACAGGAACACGTCTGTTCGGGAGCACGGCACCATAGCGGATATGTGTATATCATTTTCCTTATCACAGCGTCCTGGAAGGCTGAAGGTACGGGGCTCGTTGGACTGCAGCTTCGTTTCCATTGAGCGTGTCTTTCTTTACTCTCGATTTCTTTTCTTTAAGCATGAAGTCCTTTTGTCCGCAGCTGCGCAGACGCCTCTCATTTCGTTTCATCGCCAAGGTTCACCGTGTCCTGCAAGTATTTGTCACCGGCGTGGCTGCCGAACGGCGAGCGTCCGTTTTTTCCCCTCTTTAATTTTCTAGAACAATGTTTTCATCGGCCAGCGAT
This genomic interval from Toxoplasma gondii ME49 chromosome VIIb, whole genome shotgun sequence contains the following:
- a CDS encoding carbonate dehydratase, eukaryotic-type domain-containing protein (encoded by transcript TGME49_259950), giving the protein MLRDTRFFRVEESTMEGEKCCQKGDGELSWKLHRSRPGVWPLLALCTSAARLVAFTVRRVARYFFARVAVYLWCLKLQASLYGACSMEHFLSVLPISVRYFLTPAPQKRCAPLGLSHRGLENRYRYPPAVQHVLPRKDSVCFLARFRAYLLPLAVLTCLSVSLLPVFPPILAEAVAVTRASPTQRATGLRLTSDVTAHKSRYRHHWATRSVPWHQEASTFRLISCSFVCTPQLHNMSERSPVATPPQLSPRSLSPVWRGVEKSARCSSCVRIPSRGATSPRFLTQSSLVAVSPDLSPQSSLDAASGGRSTACERRLRDPVEDGFANSKRQRRIELQSEMGKGQTSTGKTAEHDSSVAARATENGPDQQADRGNAAEIERPEREAEASCEAGHLTRRKVQETGGGGLFCTKLHCTVVKKVKEPQENAARADASGAPSAVELQGPLQPLVGTRTGRGSLPFTFRAWGQRLKAAGASGGATRGWNYEHQGADWGAVMDPSCSWTRQSPIDINEAMLPEKSSALAGTGHLKEDDAHSGHSDTACLGLNRMLVAEGHEMHLDAMFPEDPVADYLVKWQRGMKLLFEPSTRRPSVPLAPAFGAFRADGKRYSIVQFHFHAPAEHTFSGARRAAELHVVSRHGEHDLLVVGVTLVEAETGEPNAFLEGIGKVLHALKPHWPPDDAEFKAGDKRGSLSSLDKPACVCATDVNQRVGMMHEVHDASIRRKKNASEKKTHDDGRTDGLDTQEHERPSLVPSEHAEHEHLPPLSLRDCLPAGKKTFYRYHGSLTTPPCLEDVTWYVLKEPLLASPSLVAQLREMFIIPGSKSKGNYRRLQNAEVRRPMLIDFYDAFYTEVQPLSTKRGVLRV
- a CDS encoding hypothetical protein (encoded by transcript TGME49_259940~Predicted trans-membrane domain (TMHMM2.0):175-198:229-249:261-284:298-321:325-348:357-380:399-422:449-472), producing the protein MEVCLPTRGVSTSRIHPAAGTEPTRAHNGGGHLVVYTGGAPPPVTHQIHHVRSIPLPTPMARSSAEAMAACSGHCPRILVSAAQQVLLITHAIALLLIGREVYVHNQVSGGFGPRGSVVLQLPPVALSASFNSPVGNGEPVVVVGDKLASAAELSGQPTGDDSTSPGQEYLSTLSVVSGLVFLGGCLSCLILLFSPVTSLPYMRLCMIHRNNRVLAAEGDWQTPSLLTEIVPEIVMAILGAFVLGGFLLSEQQMCKYLAEHISLVLSLHAPTLDLAHSSLGIFSFESQSPTSKTSSVGSFISLLAATSLGGVAYGLLLPYFSSTMIAIVSFFTLCFAVSIPFFPFPATLDAFPSLPPSLVYFLPPCFLPCITIGAFFVACCCVKHFRKYRTVMCAEERGLSCLRIAVTISIFAFSAVGTLSFFSSLSRTPSAPVSVWLRTWHAVLARVQPILPRVSTCCGALCSLLLLLSILQMLLEYFSIRNNAVGVRLQGAFFSLFNLPAFVPTDAHGNPELSQVPGLSQCVPSPADGQAVQQVGGVSAPLLLLPGTPMPQHFRPSFTSSGLQSPKPCRPGGLTQLVPGFVRDWSSQRHGERQHADEGSTRSLMMVRSGAGVAPEGSAHCV